A genomic region of Anopheles coustani chromosome 3, idAnoCousDA_361_x.2, whole genome shotgun sequence contains the following coding sequences:
- the LOC131260049 gene encoding DNA polymerase delta catalytic subunit: MNAKRKPFAKPNEATSSGAPKKFRDADDEEEFESYFEAELANFDDDADTARIGLGPESENSCAKWSRPAPEPLDPSKDPLVFQQIDIDNYIGQPMAGMPGAQIGPVPIMRMFGVTMEGNSVCAHVHGFLPYLYVAAPNGFNKSHLAEFRTALDKAVLHDMRSNKSNVQEAVLDVELVERQSIMGYNGEDRFQFIRVTVSLPKLLAPVKRLLEKEQMMPSMDFQDCRVYESNIDFDIRFMVDTGVVGCSWIELPAGSWRYRHRGKSPAPETRCQIEVDVAFNAFIAHDPEGEWAKVAPFRILSFDIECAGRKGIFPEPQHDPVIQIANMVIRQGEPEPFLRNVFTLKACAPIVGAQVLSYDTEQELLDKWAVFVRELDPDILTGYNINNFDVPYLLNRASHLKVKNFEYLGRITNIRSVIKDTVIQSKQMGRRENKFVNFAGRVPFDLLFVLLRDYKLRSYTLNAVSYHFLQEQKEDVHHSIITDLQNESDQTRRRLAMYCLKDAYLPLRLLNKLMCIVNYMEMARVTGVPLACLLTRGQQIKVMSQLLRKSRVAGYLIPSYQSSGTDEQYEGATVIEPKRGYYANPISTLDFASLYPSIMMAHNLCYTTLVQPNMKDRLGLDPDQLTHTPANNVFVKASVRKGILPEILESLLAARKRAKADLKVETDPFKRSVLDGRQLALKISANSVYGFTGAQVGKLPCLEISGSVTAYGRTMIEYTKQEVEQRYTVENGYENDAVVIYGDTDSVMVNFGVKTLERSMELGKEAADYVSAKFVKPIKLEFEKVYYPYLLINKKRYAGLYFTRPDKYDKMDCKGIETVRRDNSPLVANLMNNCLQKLLIERNPDGAIEYAKQTIADLLCNRIDISQLVITKELAKSDYAAKQAHVELANKMKKRDPGNAPKLGDRVPYVLIAAAKNTPAYMKAEDPIYVLENCIPIDANYYLDNQLSKPLLRIFEPILGDKAESILLRGDHTRTRAVVTSKVGALAAFTKKRDACLGCKALLPVGQEGRALCQHCGPNEATLYQAELSAQRSLEDRFCRLWTECQRCQGSLHEEVICTSRDCPIFYMRTKIKMELETQEKRVSRFGVPTW; encoded by the exons atgaacGCAAAACGTAAACCGTTCGCTAAACCGAATGAAGCCACATCATCCGGTGCACCGAAAAAGTTCCG CGATGCGGACGATGAAGAAGAGTTCGAAAGTTACTTCGAGGCAGAACTGGCCAATTTCGACGACGATGCTGATACGGCACGCATCGGTTTGGGGCCAGAAAGTGAAAACAGCTGCGCCAAATGGAGCCGACCCGCACCAGAACCACTCGATCCGAGCAAGGATCCGCTAGTGTTCCAGCAGATCGACATCGACAATTACATCGGCCAGCCGATGGCGGGAATGCCAGGGGCACAGATTGGCCCCGTACCGATTATGCGCATGTTTGGCGTTACGATGGAGGGAAATTCGGTTTGCGCACACGTACACGGGTTCCTACCGTATCTATACGTGGCGGCACCGAACGGCTTTAACAAGTCTCATCTGGCGGAATTTCGCACCGCACTAGACAAAGCCGTTCTGCACGATATGCGCTCGAACAAATCGAATGTACAGGAAGCGGTGCTCGATGTGGAACTGGTCGAGCGCCAGTCGATCATGGGCTACAACGGGGAGGATCGTTTCCAGTTCATCCGCGTAACGGTTTCACTGCCGAAACTGTTGGCCCCAGTCAAGCGGTTGTTGGAGAAGGAACAGATGATGCCATCGATGGATTTTCAGGACTGTCGGGTGTACGAAAGCAATATCGATTTCGACATTCGCTTTATGGTCGACACCGGAGTGGTCGGTTGTAGCTGGATCGAGCTGCCGGCGGGTAGCTGGCGCTACCGGCACCGGGGAAAATCGCCTGCACCAGAAACGCGTTGCCAGATCGAGGTCGATGTTGCGTTCAACGCATTCATCGCACACGACCCGGAGGGAGAATGGGCCAAGGTGGCACCGTTCCGTATACTCAGCTTCGATATTGAGTGCGCCGGTCGGAAGGGAATTTTCCCCGAGCCTCAGCACGATCCGGTCATTCAAATTGCCAACATGGTGATCCGACAGGGTGAACCGGAACCGTTCCTTCGGAATGTTTTCACACTTAAAGCGTGTGCTCCAATCGTTGGCGCACAGGTGCTCAGTTACGACACAGAACAGGAGCTCCTGGACAAGTGGGCCGTGTTTGTACGCGAGCTCGATCCGGATATTCTCACCGGGTACAACATTAACAACTTTGACGTGCCGTATCTACTGAACCGGGCGAGCCATCTGAAGGTGAAGAATTTTGAGTACCTCGGGCGTATCACAAACATACGTTCGGTCATTAAGGACACGGTGATCCAATCGAAGCAGATGGGCCGACGTGAGAACAAGTTCGTCAACTTTGCGGGTCGTGTGCCGTTCGATTTGCTGTTCGTGCTGCTCCGAGACTACAAGCTTCGTTCGTATACGCTCAACGCGGTCAGTTATCACTTCCTGCAGGAGCAAAAAGAAGACGTACACCATAGTATCATCACGGATTTGCAGAATGAAAGCGATCAGACGAGGCGCCGATTAGCGATGTACTGCCTAAAGGATGCGTACCTTCCATTGCGTCTACTGAACAAGCTGATGTGCATTGTGAACTACATGGAAATGGCCCGTGTGACTGGTGTCCCGCTCGCTTGTCTGCTAACACGTGGCCAGCAGATAAAAGTCATGAGTCAACTGTTGCGTAAATCACGCGTAGCCGGTTACCTCATCCCGTCCTACCAGAGTTCTGGCACGGACGAGCAGTACGAAGGTGCCACCGTTATCGAACCGAAGCGTGGCTACTACGCAAATCCGATCTCGACGCTCGATTTCGCCTCGCTGTACCCAAGTATCATGATGGCACACAATCTTTGCTACACGACCCTTGTCCAGCCGAACATGAAGGACCGGCTAGGGCTTGACCCCGATCAGCTCACCCATACGCCCGCGAACAACGTGTTCGTGAAGGCATCGGTTCGGAAGGGTATACTGCCGGAAATTCTCGAGTCTCTGCTGGCCGCCCGTAAGCGTGCCAAGGCCGATCTCAAGGTCGAAACAGACCCATTTAAGCGCTCCGTCCTCGACGGCCGACAGCTGGCGCTGAAGATTTCCGCCAACTCGGTGTACGGGTTTACCGGAGCGCAGGTGGGAAAGTTGCCCTGCCTGGAGATTTCCGGCTCCGTTACGGCGTACGGGCGGACGATGATCGAGTACACGAAACAGGAGGTCGAGCAGCGGTACACGGTGGAGAATGGATACGAGAACGATGCGGTCGTCATATACGGCGATACCGATTCGGTGATGGTAAACTTTGGAGTGAAAACGCTCGAGCGAAGCATGGAGCTCGGGAAGGAGGCTGCCGATTACGTGAGTGCGAAGTTCGTCAAACCGATCAAGCTCGAGTTCGAGAAGGTTTACTATCCGTACCTGCTGATCAACAAGAAGCGCTACGCTGGGCTTTACTTTACGCGCCCCGACAAGTACGACAAGATGGACTGCAAGGGTATCGAGACGGTGCGGCGTGACAATTCTCCGCTGGTGGCGAACCTAATGAACAACTGCCTACAGAAGCTGCTAATCGAGCGCAATCCGGATGGTGCGATCGAGTACGCGAAGCAAACGATCGCCGATCTGCTGTGCAATCGGATCGATATTTCGCAGCTGGTAATCACGAAGGAGCTGGCCAAGAGTGACTATGCGGCCAAACAGGCGCACGTCGAGCTGGCGAACAAGATGAAAAAGCGTGACCCGGGTAACGCACCGAAGCTGGGCGATCGCGTTCCGTACGTGCTGATAGCGGCGGCGAAAAACACACCCGCCTACATGAAGGCGGAAGATCCGATCTACGTACTGGAGAACTGCATCCCGATCGATGCCAACTACTACCTGGACAACCAACTGTCCAAGCCGCTGCTGCGTATCTTCGAGCCGATCTTGGGTGATAAGGCGGAATCGATCCTGCTGCGAGGTGATCACACACGCACCCGTGCCGTTGTCACATCGAAGGTTGGCGCGCTGGCCGCGTTCACCAAAAAGAGGGACGCGTGTCTCGGATGCAAAGCGCTGCTCCCAGTCGGACAGGAGGGCCGGGCGCTCTGTCAGCACTGTGGCCCAAACGAAGCCACGCTCTACCAGGCTGAGCTGAGTGCCCAGCGTTCGCTCGAGGATCGATTCTGTCGGCTCTGGACGGAGTGCCAAAGGTGTCAGGGATCGCTGCACGAGGAGGTCATCTGCACCAGTCGTGATTGTCCCATTTTTTACATGCGCACCAAGATCAAGATGGAGCTGGAAACGCAGGAGAAACGAGTGTCACGCTTCGGGGTGCCAACGTGGTAA
- the LOC131260050 gene encoding ADP-ribosylation factor-like protein 1, with protein sequence MGGLFSYFRGLLGSREMRILILGLDGAGKTTILYRLQVGEVVTTIPTIGFNVEQVTYKNLKFQVWDLGGQTSIRPYWRCYYSNTDAIIYVVDSADKDRIGISKDELLYMLREDELAGAILVVLANKQDMEGCMSVAEVHQALGLEALKNRTFQIFKTSATKGEGLDQAMDWLSNALQARK encoded by the exons ATGG GTGGACTGTTCAGTTACTTTCGTGGCCTACTAGGTAGTCGGGAGATGCGAATACTTATCCTCGGTCTAGATGGCGCCGGTAAGACGACAATACTGTATCGATTGCAGGTGGGAGAGGTGGTTACCACGATACCAACGATAGGCTTCAACGTGGAACAGGTGACATACAAAAATCTTAAATTCCAAGTGTGGGACTTGGGTGGCCAGACCAGCATACG ACCATATTGGCGTTGCTATTACAGCAATACAGATGCTATCATATACGTAGTAGATTCTGCAGACAAGGATAGGATAGGCATATCGAAAGATGAACTGCTTTACATGCTAAGG GAAGACGAGCTGGCCGGAGCTATACTGGTCGTGCTGGCCAACAAGCAGGACATGGAGGGATGCATGAGTGTGGCGGAGGTGCATCAGGCGCTCGGGCTGGAGGCGCTTAAAAACCGAACGttccaaatatttaaaacatccGCCACCAAAGGAGAGGGCCTCGATCAGGCCATGGACTGGCTCTCGAATGCGTTACAGGCGCGAAAGTAG
- the LOC131258864 gene encoding uncharacterized protein LOC131258864 — protein MEPSSTEEATIASPSMQEGSIASPSTEEAIITSPGVEAGTNTSHRMEAGCITSPMLAGLLEAVEQNKQATHQLTVAFEQLRSTIEQFVNNHRLYCPAAATPSVPKKPIFLKRTIASKEKLIMVDRSLGTPDSFNQTKLWLRSRMKPGKTIRQELHHMLRLLFSPKFLLKCSWNGVGKFKPKVPFKTQTNVLQLLIAVLERGGRTVDISYIKRVVSAKLLNAKIRLTEKK, from the coding sequence ATGGAACCTTCTAGTACGGAAGAAGCAACCATTGCTTCGCCCAGTATGCAAGAAGGATCAATTGCTTCACCCAGCACGGAAGAAGCAATCATTACTTCACCAGGTGTGGAAGCAGGAACCAATACTTCACACCGTATGGAAGCAGGATGCATTACTTCACCCATGTTAGCAGGACTATTGGAAGCGGTGGAACAAAACAAGCAGGCAACCCACCAGCTAACCGTCGCGTTCGAACAATTGCGGAGTACTATAGAACAGTTCGTCAACAACCATCGGCTTTATTGTCCTGCTGCCGCGACGCCAAGCGTTCCTAAGAAGCCGATTTTTCTGAAAAGAACGATTGCTTCGAAGGAGAAGCTTATCATGGTAGACAGGTCTTTGGGAACGCCGGATAGCtttaaccaaacaaaactgtgGCTTCGTAGTCGCATGAAACCGGGCAAAACGATCCGGCAGGAACTGCACCACATGCTGCGCCTCCTGTTTTCGCCCAAATTCCTGCTGAAATGTTCCTGGAACGGTGTTGGGAAATTTAAACCCAAAGTGCCTTTCAAAACTCAGACCAATGTACTGCAATTGTTGATTGCAGTGCTAGAGCGGGGCGGTAGGACGGTGGACATTAGTTACATTAAGCGGGTCGTTTCGGCAAAGCTTTTGAATGCGAAAATTCGTTTGactgaaaagaaatga